In Ornithodoros turicata isolate Travis chromosome 1, ASM3712646v1, whole genome shotgun sequence, the DNA window TCCATAGTCAAATGAATCCCCCACCACAAGCGTTCAAGTCGCTTGCTTGCAGTTTACCATGCTTTGGCCGGTGCGGGCAGACTGAGAGCCGGTTTCACCTAactttttaaataaacatttgaaagatccaccagctagcctgcatctacgccattctatATGTTTTTAAGTGTAAGGTTTTGACGATTTGTTATTAACGGTGGATGGTTCATTTTTATTGTGGATTTATTTAAGCGTATATTTTTAAAGTTTAGTTTTGACGGTGGATACTTAAACGTTTATTCCTTAGCGTTTATTTTTAACAGTTCCAAATAAGCTACACCACCTACGCCCGCAGCCTTGTTTTGAGCCTAGCAGTCTGGCAACATGGgtctcaatcatcatcatcattcccaTAGTTACATAGCACAGCACATGTGATGGCTCAACATACGGAAGTTTGGAAGTTAACGAAAGAAGTCATTCCGTCGTGTCtgtttgcttttcgtttttcgTTTTGTTGTTTCTTGTGCCCCGAAACGTATGGCAGAGCACGGGAAGTTTTCCGTCGTGCATTTTAAGACAGGGAACACTTTAGAAGTTGTGCCCTCGTGCTGGGTCACGGCAGACAACAAGTCGTGTTGGTGGCCGCCATATTCAAAATCCCGGGTACTTCGTTCAATCAAGGCTTGCGAGCCAGTGGTGCAGACAACGTGGGAAGTTTTCTCAAACATCCGGCGGCTCTTCCATGGAAGTAAGTAATGGCCCAACCTTTATGCAGTGTTTAAATATGTAATGAAAGTAACGGAGGCCTATCTAGgagaggacctcgatattcccggttgcgaaatccaaTTCACGACGGAACAGCATGTTTGTTAATTGTTAGGTTAGTCCTGAACAACGAGAAATGAATCAGTTAGTCCTATTTAGTTGTATTTGTCTGAATAGGTTAGTCCAAGATCGGTGTTTGCATTGTTGTGTCCAGgttaagttcgctgttggcagtttcccgcgagTGTCTGTGCATTGAAAAGCAGATTACCGTTTATTTACAGATTAACTGTAGTTTATTTTCCAGTATTTTGTACCATTTAAGGTGGTCGACATGCATTTGCACAGTTACTCCTGGTTGCTCTGCAAGTGTTCTTGTCTTACAATGACATGCATAGCTAGTGTGAATAAACTCTGTATTTCTGATGTTTCAGCCTATGAGCAGGCTACCAGAGAATGCGAAAACCTCAGATATATAACAGACTTGTCACAGTCGAGTGACTGTGGTGATTCGCCAGCTGCACCAATAAGGGCTGCGTCTGATTCCGAGGATGAGTGGAGAGATGAAGGTGGTGTGGTGCATTTTTCGCCTGTCATTTCTTTTTTGCGTACACCGTAATCATGTTTGTCTTGGAAGTAATTTCTGGTTTCACAGTTACTGTCGACTTCACATTTCAGAACCAAACAGCAACAGTCTCGGGGCCAGTCCTGGCGAAGCTCAAAGGCATGCCAGCTCGCGACGTGGGTCACTAGCCTCAGGTATTGAATTGTAGCTAGTTGTAGTAGCATACAGCAACACCAGTTTAGTGTACTGAAGGCAACCACAACAAGTTAGAAAATTTTATGGGCATTTGTGCAATTCAGCTGCTTTTTTTGGAGACCTCTAAGTGCAGGCAGTATAACGTTTTAGACCCATTCTTGGGGAGCACCTATGTCATAGCCCAATTTTTTATTTTGGGAGGGTTACttctgttcgtttttttttattcaatcACATTCGGAATCAAATGTCTGGGTTTTGTGAGACACTGCTCTCCCCTGTCTCCAACCAGAACAGCACCTTGCTGTGGCACATGCTGCTTATTTGTTGTACGACATTATCAAATGGACTCTCACGGTTGATGTGTGCTCAGCGATCTTTTTTCTCGTTATGTTTAGTGAGGACTTCAGACTTCGAACTGTAGCATACTCCCGATATCTACCCCCTGCTATTGGAATATAGTGATTAAATGTTGTTGAAGCTGATTGACTCTTCCACAAGGAGTCCTCAGTTGTGTGCAGTATTGTGTTCAATagcaagaaaaataaaataagcacGCACTGATGGTGCTGAGATGCTCATTTTCATGTCAAAACATGAAACGAAAGCTTGGTGCCTTATCAGTGGAGTCCTTCAACTGGTTCAGTAACCTTGAGCCTTACCTGAACTGCCACCCACCCCCATGTTTTTGCACCTAAAGTCACATGAACATTTTCAATTCCAGCCCACTTCATGTCTGGCAGCGTGCAGTCGGACATAGCAGATAAACTGCTGAGGGTAAATGCTCGTAAGTAGCGCTTTTGGTATTTACCTACTGTACTTGAGCACTTTTGTTGATGTTTGGCGAGTTTTAGGTTTTCACAAGAAGGTGCTTGGGCACCTCGAGCGTCAGATGGAAGAGATCAGGAACAACAGAGAGGAAATCCGCCATTTGAAAATCATGCTGCAGCAGAAAGAACATAGCAGTGCTGTAGTGATCGGTAACATTGAGGGCATGCCGCAGCTGCCATTGCAAACCATGGATGAATTTGACAACATGGAGTCATTCATCACAGAAGACAACAACTTCAGTGCTGTGGTAAAGCCTTCTTCGACATTTCTACAGAATTCTTGTTTTCA includes these proteins:
- the LOC135383162 gene encoding uncharacterized protein LOC135383162, whose amino-acid sequence is MAEHGKFSVVHFKTGNTLEVVPSCWVTADNKSCWWPPYSKSRVLRSIKACEPVVQTTWEVFSNIRRLFHGTYEQATRECENLRYITDLSQSSDCGDSPAAPIRAASDSEDEWRDEEPNSNSLGASPGEAQRHASSRRGSLASAHFMSGSVQSDIADKLLRVNARFHKKVLGHLERQMEEIRNNREEIRHLKIMLQQKEHSSAVVIGNIEGMPQLPLQTMDEFDNMESFITEDNNFSAVVQSLRSVGGHTPKDLTRRIIRQLFSKEVASVLVYTARQPNKREFQVTKICQAVFMAVRTTYTNATNLEIREEIAKQFRQAPGDLRKRKRPEPPVGLNLP